Proteins encoded within one genomic window of Polypterus senegalus isolate Bchr_013 chromosome 6, ASM1683550v1, whole genome shotgun sequence:
- the nppal gene encoding natriuretic peptide A-like, producing MVSRLTVYCALFIIVLSQVSAKPVSSLQSFAQLLEDESNHPYVDSDDDTRGGLDVSAEIATDDSEADIPWNHNFRDLQHRQAAHSSRMLKLLKDILTSSGRSWDREKKSGLRSCFGVRLDRIGSTSGLGC from the exons ATGGTCTCCAGGCTGACGGTCTACTGTGCTCTTTTCATCATCGTTCTTTCCCAAGTCAGTGCCAAACCTGTTTCCAGTTTACAG TCTTTTGCGCAGCTTTTAGAAGACGAAAGCAACCATCCATACGTCGACTCGGACGATGACACTCGGGGCGGCTTGGACGTATCTGCCGAAATAGCAACCGACGATTCAGAAGCTGATATACCTTGGAATCACAACTTCCGAGACCTGCAACATCGGCAAGCGGCACATTCCAGCAGGATGCTGAAGCTCTTGAAGGACATCTTAACTTCATCCGGACGATCTTGGGATCGCGAAAAAAAGAGTGGGCTGCGAAGCTGCTTCGGTGTTAGACTGGACCGGATTGGATCTACGAGTGGACTGGGGTGTTGA
- the LOC120530527 gene encoding ventricular natriuretic peptide-like produces MVKMYLFHGLVLLTFIHTAAKESPAPDTYNFQGTATVKDPSGRLDRNVLTNGAKVSKAPGEADQLEDTMELWDIEKDSKHKHPMELDLLRLLLRNIVASGKSAKAFNGCFGNRIERIGSWSALGCNSPKLGAKKRIFK; encoded by the exons AtggtaaaaatgtatttgtttcatgGACTTGTTTTACTGACTTTTATCCATACAGCAGCAAAGGAAAGCCCAGCACCTGATACATACAACTTTCAAGGCACAGCCACGGTCAAG GACCCGAGTGGACGCCTGGACCGAAATGTTTTAACAAATGGTGCAAAAGTATCTAAGGCACCTGGCGAAGCAGACCAACTTGAAGACACCATGGAATTGTGGGATATCGAGAAGGATTCCAAACACAAACATCCTATGGAGCTTGACTTGCTTCGACTACTGCTGCGCAATATCGTTGCTTCGGGAAAGAGTGCCAAAGCGTTCAATGGGTGTTTTGGCAATAGGATTGAAAGGATTGGTTCGTGGAGTGCGTTGGGATGCAACAGTCCCAAGCTTG gtGCTAAAAAGCGAATATTTAAGTAA